The sequence below is a genomic window from Acetivibrio clariflavus DSM 19732.
TACCTTTGATATTATCGCAGATATTCTGGTCAGTGAACCGGAAAGCTACAAAAACGTGTTAAAACAGGAGTTGGGTAAGGGAAAATCCTTTCCTTCGGCAAGGGAAACGGCACTAAAAAGCTTTTTATCGGAAAAAGGCACTGACATATCCGACTTTGAAGCAGTTATCGGATCGTCAAACAACATACTCGGAATAGAATACATTAAGGCATTGAAAAGGTTAAAAAGCAGAATTACTCCCGTTACAATAAAACGTATAAATAATTCTTACAATTCGGAGGAAATCACAGGCAGTATTTCAAGCGCCACCTCCATAAGAAAATTAATTCAAACCCAAAAAAGTCAGTTGGATGCAGTCCTTCCGGCCAATTGCCTAAATATTCTGGAAGAAGAGTTTGATTCCGGAAGAGGTCCTATATATCCTAATAATTATGAATTGCTGATCCTTTCAAACCTCCGCAGAATGACCAAAGAAGAGATAAGAATGCTCCCCTATGTTTCGGAAGGAATGGAAAATCGCATAAAGGTTGCAGCAGAGACTTCCGGCACATGGGATGAACTTATCGAAAAAATATGTACCAAAAGATATACCAGGACAAGAGTTCAAAGAATACTTACCGGTATAATGACCGGGCTTACTTCCGTTGACTTTGATAGCTTCAACAAATTCGGAGGACCCCAGTATGCAAGAGTTTTAGGCCTCAATAACAAGGGAAGACAGCTTTTATCCTATATGAATAAAGTCTCCCGCATTCCCATTATAACCAAAACTGCCGATTTTACCAATTCCTGTAATCCGCTTTTAAGAAAAATGCTTAAGATAGAAGCTTTTGCTACTGATATGTATGTACTGGGCTATCCAAATCTCCTTTACCGTAAAGCCGGTCAGGAGTTCACCCAGAATGTAATTGTCATTAAATAACTGACCATAACTTATGCCAATTCTGTCTTTCCAAGAATCAATTAACTGTAACAACCCATTAATTTATAGCATTTCCCAATAAACAACAGTCTTTTTATAAAGCTTAAAATCCGCCCAAATAATTTAACCTTTACAAACCGCCCGGAGCAGTTTGTAAAGG
It includes:
- a CDS encoding nucleotidyltransferase; the encoded protein is MRVLGLIVEYNPFHNGHLYHLEQAKSLCNADYVLCVMSGNYIQRGEPAIVNKWARAKMALQCGVDLVIELPVPYAMSSAEFFAFGAVKILNDIGVVNYLCFGSETADINTFDIIADILVSEPESYKNVLKQELGKGKSFPSARETALKSFLSEKGTDISDFEAVIGSSNNILGIEYIKALKRLKSRITPVTIKRINNSYNSEEITGSISSATSIRKLIQTQKSQLDAVLPANCLNILEEEFDSGRGPIYPNNYELLILSNLRRMTKEEIRMLPYVSEGMENRIKVAAETSGTWDELIEKICTKRYTRTRVQRILTGIMTGLTSVDFDSFNKFGGPQYARVLGLNNKGRQLLSYMNKVSRIPIITKTADFTNSCNPLLRKMLKIEAFATDMYVLGYPNLLYRKAGQEFTQNVIVIK